In Pseudoduganella albidiflava, a single window of DNA contains:
- a CDS encoding hypoxanthine-guanine phosphoribosyltransferase, translating into MQEFHHQRARALLDNAEEIFTAQQVSDAVRQVADDLNARFNQLEEFPLVLGVMGGAVVFTGNLLPQLTFPLEFDYIHVSRYGDEDRGGEVVWKVVPRSNVEGRTVIVVDDILDEGETLAHVKQRLLDMGAREVVIVVFADKAIGKTKPVKPDLVGLVIPNRFVVGYGMDAYNYWRNLPGLWALDNADLSK; encoded by the coding sequence ATGCAAGAATTTCATCATCAACGGGCCCGTGCGCTGCTGGACAACGCCGAGGAAATCTTTACCGCCCAGCAGGTGTCCGACGCCGTGCGCCAGGTGGCCGACGACTTGAACGCGCGCTTCAACCAGCTCGAGGAATTTCCGCTCGTGCTCGGCGTGATGGGCGGTGCCGTCGTCTTCACCGGCAACCTGCTGCCACAGCTCACCTTCCCGCTCGAATTCGACTATATCCACGTGAGCCGCTACGGCGACGAAGACCGCGGCGGCGAAGTCGTGTGGAAGGTGGTGCCCCGCTCGAATGTCGAGGGCCGCACCGTGATCGTCGTCGACGACATCCTCGACGAAGGTGAAACGCTGGCGCACGTAAAGCAGCGCCTGCTGGACATGGGCGCCAGGGAAGTGGTCATCGTCGTGTTCGCGGACAAGGCGATCGGCAAGACCAAGCCCGTGAAACCCGACCTGGTCGGCCTGGTGATCCCGAACCGTTTCGTGGTCGGCTACGGCATGGATGCGTACAACTACTGGCGCAACCTGCCCGGCCTGTGGGCGCTCGACAACGCCGATTTGTCGAAGTGA
- a CDS encoding hydrolase has translation MTNNANNPKLEVLTPQNSQIIFIDHQPQMAFGVQSIDRQVLKNNTVGLAKAAKVFNIPATITTVETLSFSGHTYPELLDVFPGQDILERTSMNSWDDQKVRDALAKNGRKKVVVAGLWTEVCNTTFALCAMLEGDYEIYMVSDASGGTSKEAHDMAMQRMIQAGVVPVTWQQVLLEWQRDWAHRDSYDAVMKIVKEHSGAYGMGVDYAYTMVHKAPQRTTSQHETLAPVAAK, from the coding sequence ATGACGAATAACGCCAACAACCCGAAACTGGAAGTCCTGACGCCGCAGAACAGCCAGATCATCTTCATCGACCACCAGCCGCAGATGGCTTTCGGCGTGCAGTCGATCGACCGCCAGGTCCTGAAAAACAACACCGTCGGCCTGGCGAAAGCCGCCAAGGTGTTCAATATCCCGGCCACCATCACCACCGTTGAAACGCTGAGCTTCTCGGGCCACACCTATCCCGAACTGCTGGACGTGTTCCCCGGCCAGGACATCCTGGAACGTACCTCGATGAATTCGTGGGACGACCAGAAAGTACGCGACGCGCTGGCGAAGAACGGCCGCAAGAAAGTGGTCGTGGCGGGCCTGTGGACGGAAGTGTGCAACACCACGTTCGCCCTGTGCGCGATGCTGGAAGGCGACTACGAGATCTACATGGTGTCCGACGCTTCGGGCGGTACCTCGAAGGAAGCGCACGACATGGCCATGCAGCGCATGATCCAGGCCGGCGTGGTGCCGGTGACCTGGCAGCAGGTGCTGCTGGAATGGCAGCGCGACTGGGCGCACCGCGATTCGTACGATGCCGTGATGAAGATCGTCAAGGAACACTCGGGCGCGTACGGCATGGGCGTCGACTACGCCTACACGATGGTGCACAAGGCACCGCAGCGCACCACCTCGCAGCACGAAACGCTGGCGCCGGTGGCGGCGAAGTAA